ACAGACATCGTAAACAGTGAAAAGATTTGTCCTGTTAAGTTCGGAAAAAAACCTAATTTACTAAAGGCGACTAGGTTTAAATTCGCCGCATTTAACATCAGTTCAATACAAACTAAAACAATGACCGTATTCCGCTTTGTTAAAGCCCCGAATAAACCAATGCAAAACAGAATAATGGCAAGAGCTAAGTAGGCGGAAGTTGGAACACTACTCATTGGAATCCCCCTCTTTCTCATCCTTCTTCGCAAGTACAATTGCCCCAACAAGTGCAACAAGTAAAATAACCGACGTTAATTCAAATGGAATGACATATTTCGAATATAAGAGTGTACCAATTTGAAGTGTGTTTTGTTCATGAAGTGGTACACTTCCTTGTACACTTCGATTTGTAAAATCTATATTATTAACAGCGAAATACATCACCCCGCCAAACACTACTA
This sequence is a window from Bacillus pseudomycoides DSM 12442. Protein-coding genes within it:
- the nuoK gene encoding NADH-quinone oxidoreductase subunit NuoK, whose product is MSSVPTSAYLALAIILFCIGLFGALTKRNTVIVLVCIELMLNAANLNLVAFSKLGFFPNLTGQIFSLFTMSVAAAEAAVGLAILIALYRKHATVNVDEMDSLKG